The stretch of DNA AGGAAGGCGTGCTCGGGGACGGTGAAGAAGCTGTGCGGGGATGCGGTGAAGGCTGCCAAGGCCAAGGTGAgcgccagcggcggcgtgctcgagTGCCTCAAATCGCAGTTCGCCGACGAGAAGATCGAGGACGAGACCTGCAAGGCTGAGGTGCAGCGCACcatggtcgccgccgccaaggacaTCCGTCAGGACACCAGCCTAACCCTCGCGTGCAGGGATGAGCTCGTGAAGCACTGCAAGGAcgtcgagcccggcgagggTCGGCTTTGGAcctgcctcgccgcgaatCGCAGGAAGACATCGAAGACGTGCGAGGACAAACTCTTCACTCGCGAGCTTTGGATGACCGGCGACTGGAGGTACAAGTACGGGCTGTCCACCAAGTGCGCGTCCGAGAGGCAGATGTTGTGCGCCGGCGTGCCCGCGGGCAGCGGCCGCGTGGTCATGTGTCTGCAGTCCAAGATGGACCACGAGAAGATGGGCAAGGAGTGTCGTGACGCCATTGCCGAGGACCAGCGCCGTTCGCTCGACGACATCCGCCTTCACGAAGACCTGAGCAAATCGTGCAGGGACGATGCCAAGACCCTGTGCACGCCGGTGAACCCGGGAGAGGGGCGCATGATCAAGTGCCTCCGCGAAAAGCGCCAGGATATCGCCAAGCCCGAgtgtcgcgcggcgctgcttcGTGCGATGATGTCCTCGGCGGATAACTACCTGATGGACCgaccgctcgccgcggcgtgcgtggacgacgtggagaaACACTGCTCGGACATCGAGCCCGGGCAAGGTCGCGTGCACGAGTGCCTCAGGGAGAAGGAGAGCGAGCTGTCGCCCGCGTGCAAAAAGGCGGAGATCGAGTTGGAGGCTGTGGAGATTGAGGATATCCGCCTCAAGCCGAGGCTGATGGAAGCGTGCCAGCTCTCAGCGACGCGGCTCTGCGCCGACATCAAGCCCGGGAACGGCAACCTCCTCGAGTGCCTGCAgtccaaggcggcggatgatGGCATGGACCCCAAGTGCGCCAAGCTCCTCCGGAAACAGAGTGTGCGCGAGAACTCCCACCTGGCGTTCAACCTGAGGGTTAAGCAGGCATGCAAGTCGCAGGTTTCAAAGCTGTGCAACGTCGAGGGCGATGATGCGAGCATCAACGAggccgcggtgaacgccaCAGTGGACCCGTTCTTGTGCCTCATATCCAAGCGATCCGAGATTGACAACAAGATGTGCTCCAGGGTCCTCAACGGTTCCATCAAGCGCGCCTTTGTCTTCTACAATCTCGGCACCGAGGTGACCAAGgcgtgcgacgacgaggcgagccGATTCTGCGGCGCCACCGAGGAGAGCCAGCGCTTCCAGGCGCCCGGCAGCGTCGTTGGCTGCCTGGCGCGATCCACCGAGCACATCAGCGACGGGTGCTGGGTGACCCtatccgcggcggtcgacgaGAAGAAGGTCGAGCCGGGAtccatcgcggaggaggtcgacGTTGCCAtgtccgccgccatcgaggcgGAGATTGAGCGCAGGGTCGAGAACAAGAtcctcgccaccctcggcgaccACATCACCAAGCACGTGGACAGAATCAAGGGTAGCATCAATAACGACGGGTCGATCCAGACGGCGCTGGGGCACGTGGATAACACCGCCAACTACGTCGCTCAGCTCGCGACGAAGGTGTCGGAGCTGGCGTGGATGGTGTTCCTGGGGCTCATCCTGACATGTGTGGTGTCCTACCTGGCGCTGAGGAGGGTTTTCACGGCGTTGGCGAAGAGCAAGGGGGTCGGCAAGCCCGCGCCCAGGGTGCACGACGTGTGAGGTTCATGCGTCTATACGTTTAATATTACAATTCTTTCTTACATTGGGGTTCAGTACATCTCCTCGTCCATGTCCATGCCATCGACGAAGGAATCTTCCATGCCGCCGTTGTaggggacgtcgtcgtagTCAGAATCCTCCTCAGCGGTTTTGCTCACCGCCCTGCAGGAGAAGTACAAAATTCGCTTCAGCTTTTTGCTGTAGAAGAAATAGTTGAAGCTCCACAGGTTGGCCTCGTCGGTGAACgggtcgccctcggcgacggccctGTACGTGTACACGTCGCAGTCCACCAGACCGATGACTTCGTCCACCGCCTGCCAAAGCTCGGCGCTCAAACCgacgccgcctgcgcccaGGGTCTGCTCGTACACTTTGCCGGACTCTAACAGCAGCGAGTCGATGTCCTGTTTCACCTTGAGCACTCCGGGGTTCTGGTCTTCCTTGGTGAAGTGGTGGCCTCGCAGCGCAGAGAAGTCGTAGTCGGGGTACGTGTGGTTAAGGGTGAGGATGAGGTAGATGAGGGTCTTGCGCGATGAGGAATCCGTGAGTGGGCCGACGGGGGAGACGGACAACGCGCTCGGGGAGCTCGCCATCATCGTcaccacctccgcgtcgaggctcTTGGAGAGCTTCttgtcgacgccggcgagttTGCCTGTTGTTTCGAGGAGGGGGTAGCCGGGTGAGAATTTCGAGGTCAAGCCGGTCTCGGGCGCTTAGaacggggcgcgagggtgtgGGACCGGGCCGGGGACGCACATGAATAGGCATCAAGCTGGCCGTGGATCACGTAATCGCCGACATTAACGTGACCAAGGAACGCGTTCAGCCTGCGAGGGAGAGGAGAGGGAGACGCGGGGGGGCGTGAGGACACAGCCGTTCGGTTGTTCGGGCAAGGTTCCTTTTTTTTTCAAAATGTTGGAGGGGTGGACCGCGCTCTCCGGGCCGGGTTCTCGCGAAATGTGGGCGCAATTCGCCGTGAGGGGAAGTACGTGGCCACTTAAGTTGATGGGGACGCGGTCGAAACCTTAGTTGAGGGCTCACCTGCtcagcgcgacgtcctcgagatACTTCATGTCTTACGTTATCCGAATAAAATACGCGCGCGAGCTTTTTTGTCGTTGGGATGCACGTCGAAGGGCGGGTTCAGGCTTGTATCCTGTAgacctcgcgctcctcgtcccaCGTTTGCTTTTCGCACTTAGAAAAGGATGTGACTTGCGTACGCAGGGACCCAGCAGGCATCCTACGTCGTCAGTCGCGCGTCTTCTTATGTGAGGTCGGAGGCCGTGAAAAGGCAACTTGGTGCTGACGAGATTCCGCGCCTTTTTTTTCCGGATCCGTGATTGGCCGTGATTGGCGGATCATGACTCCGTCATGTCAGCTTGATTGCCCATAGAGGGATACATTTATGGTTACCGCTGACTACTCTCCTGTGCTTTTTTTCGCAATTTGGGATGTTACGGACACCGCTGTCGAAACTTCGCTCAGaatggcggacgcggagaaggcgcggtCTCGATCGAGGCCCGATGAGGCCCCGATCAAGACGACGGAGGCCCAGCGGCAGTATAGTAAAGTAGCATTCGCTGTCGCGGCCTACGCCACGTGCTCGGCGTCTATGTTGATCGTGAACAAGCTGTGCATCACGTATCTTCCGGCGCCGACCGTGGTGCTCTTCCTGCAGCTctcgttcaccgcggtggccatcCGCGCTATGACGCACTATggcatcgtcgacgccgacccaCTGGACGTGGAGAAGGCCAAGCcgttcgtcctcgtcgccctcgcgttccTTGGTGCGCTGTACACGAACGTCAAAACCCTGCAGTACGCCAACGTCGAGACGTTCATCGTGTTCCGTTGCTCAACGCCGTGCCTCATCGCGGTGCTCGACTACGTGTTCTTAGGCAGGGCGATGCCAAACTTGAAGTCGTGGGCGAGCCTGGGCGCGATCGTgtgcggcgcggtgacgtacGTGTCGTTCGATGCGGACTTTGAAGTTCGCGCGTACGGGTGGGTGCTGGCGTGGTACGTGGTCTTCGCGTTTGACCAAATTTACATCAAGTACGCGGTGGACCAGAGTTCCTTGAGCGTGTGGGGAAGGACCTATTACATGAACGCCCTGGCGGTGGTACCGGTGTCCGTGATGGGTCTGTTGTCCGGGGAGTCGTCGGCGGTTTCGAGAGGGGGACTGACgagggaggacgaggcgtaTCAGTGGGGATGGGCGGGTTTCTGCGCGctgacggcgtcgtgcgtcgcgggagTGGTGATGAGCTACAGCGCCATGCAGCTCAGGGGGATGatcagcgcgacgtcgttcaCGGTGGTGGGAACCATGTGCAAGATCGCGACAGTGGTGGTCAACTGTCTGATATGGGACAAACACGCGTCCTTAGGGGGGCTCGCCGCTCTGTTCATCTGCCTCTTCGCCGGCTTGGGGTACGAGCAGTCGCCCCTCAGAACCCCacagccggcgacgacgaagccggcgacggtgggATCCGACAAGGTCTAATGATGCGGCGTTTCTGATACAAGGTAGTCAACATAGATTCTTTCAATAATCAATTGCGCGCGAAAACTAGCGGCGTCTGCCGCCTCTGCCACCGCCAGCCTTGGCGGTTTTCTCCTCCCCCGTCTCGAAACGGGCTGCTCCCCTCTTTCCTCTGTTGCTCTCACGGCGAGGTTTCAGATCTGCCATTACCctgccgcgcccgccgcgcccgccgcgcccgccggtacgcccgccgccgcgcccgccgacccGAAGGGCCTTCCTCTCCAGCTGTGCCCTGCGCCTCCGTGCCTCAACCACCGCCTTGCTGCTCGTGGCCGAGTCGAGTGGCTGACCCATCTTCACCGCCACGTCAATCTCCTGCGCGAGGATCCTGTCCTTCTTGGCCACCAGATTGGTCACCTTGCCGGtagcgcccgcccgcgcggtgcgcccGGACCTGTGGATGTAGTCTATGGGGTTCATGGGGAAATCAAAGTTTACCACGTGGTCAACCTTGCCCttctcgccaccgccgaaatccaacccgcgcgcggcgaggtcggtgCACACCATCACCACCGCGGTCCCGTCCGCGTGGCTACCCTCCACAAATTCGCGCATGCTCTCCTTCCTTTCTTCCGCGGTCATGTCGCCGTTGTACATGACCACCGGCAACTCTGCCTCGTTCAGCGAAAACTCAACAGCCTGGCAGCTGGGCATGGTGTTGCAAAACACCATGGTTTTCTTGCCGGACCTGAAGTCCCCGCTGACGATTTGCTCCACGATGGCCATCTTGTCTACGCTCCCTGGGCAGTCAACAAACCTGTGCCTCAGGTTAGGCGCGGACTTGTGCAGGCTCGGGGTGTCGATCCTCTGAAGGTCAGGGAGCTCCGCGCTGACCATCTTTGCAACCTTCTCCGCCATTGTCGCCGACACGACGATGCATTGCTTCCCCTCGGGGTTCTTCTGAAGCGGGCGAAGAAGCCTGcgaacctcgtcgccgaaccCAGCCTCGAAGAGCGTGtcagcctcgtcgaggatcaCGTGCGTGACGTTGGAGAGGAACAGGTTACCCTCCTCGCAGTGCTTGATGATGCGGCCGGGGGTGCCCACCACAACGTCGAGAGACCTGTCGAGCACCTGCCTCTGCGTCGCGAacttctcgccgccgatgatgaGCTCGCTCGAGAACTTGCAGTGGTGCGACACAGCCTTGGCGACCGAGCGGacctgctcggcgagctcgcgcgtggGGCCGACGATGAGCACCCGCGGCCGCTTGGGCttggccctcgcgcccgtctcgcGCTCCGCATCCTTCATCTGCTGGATCACCGGCAGGAGGTAGGTGAGGGTCTTGCCGCTGCCCGTGTGCGATGCGACGAGGAAATGGCCGCCGGAGAGAATCTTGGGGATGGCGGACGCCTGGATGTCGGTTGGCCGGGTGAGTCCCATGGAATcagtcgcggcgacgagcgcctcctccaggcCGAGGTCGGCGAAAGACTCCGgagcggcgaccgcgtcatCTTGgccggacgcggaggcgcgtgcgaagcgacgcgcggctgAAGCGAACgtggaggcgagcgcggggcgacgacccgccgccAGGTGAGAACCCCCGGCGGCGAAACCGCGTGGGGTGCCGAGGACATCGTCcagccgcgcgaggacggggacgctcgcgcgaggatgcgagagggcgcgcggcgcgaccgcgagcaCTGAGCGCACGGgtacgagcgcgcgacgcccggaGAGCGCATCCGCACGGAGGGCGGGCCACGTGGCCGATGCGGCCATCATGGTCCTTGCGAGGATGCGACGAATCGCTTCTatgtgcgccgccgccgactttCTCGAGagtcgcgacgagcgagccCGAGTAGCCGACACTGCACAACACTTGCGGCGCTGCGGTGGTGTAAACACGCGAGCGGTGTCAGCCACGTGCGCGAGTTCGAGCTGGAGGCTGGCGTCGACTTCttgcctcgccgccggttgTGAGGGCCTCGACGTGGATAACCTGAGAACTGGAATTCGTGCGTGCGCTTTTCGAccgaggtcgacgcgctcctctccCGCCAGCTGGCCAGTTTTTGGCGCGTGGCGTTCTCCAACGCTCACTTCGCCCCGAGACTCGCGGACGGCATGGCGTCGCAGGCCGTCCTCCATGTGGATGGGATGGTTTGTGGATCGTGTACGTCAGCCGTTAACGCTGCGCTgaggtcgacgccgggcgtCAGCACAGGTGAGTCCAATCCCAGATCCTCGGACGGGGCGAATAACAACAGACATTCCCTCACCTCGTCTCCGCTTCCCAAACACAGTTGTGGTGTCTCTGGAGGATAAATCTGCCACGGTGAGGTTCGATCCTACAGTGGTGAGGCTAGATGAGCTAAGGGAGGCTGTGGAAGACTGTGGCTTCGATGTCCTGGAGGCGTCAAGCTCAGATGCACCTCCCTCGGCACCCACGGCACCGACCCCTCCAGTCACTCCCTCCCCGACCCCCTCGGAGCTTCCGCCGGCGAAAATCGATTTCGGAAGCCCGCGGATCGTCACTCTGGCTATTAGTGGCATGTCCTGCCAACGCTGCGTGGACTGGGTGACGGAGGCGCTCAGGGGCGTGGAGGGGGTatccgacgcgacggtggaTCTGTCGAGGCACGTCGCCACGGTGGAGGgagtcgcgggcgccgccgcgctggtacGATGCGTGAGCGACACGGGGTACACCGCCGAGGTGATCCGATCGAAAACAACGACGGCGAGAGgctccacgccgacgcgggtgctCGATCTCGAGGCAccggacgatgacgaggactCGCCTCTCGTGAACTCGActggcgcggcgagcgacgggatCCGGAgccccgaccgcggcgaacgatcCGTGACTCTGAGGGTGTCGGGGATGTCTTGCGCGTCGTGCGTCGccaaggtggaggaggcggcgatgaccgtcCCGggcgtggcgtcggcgacggttAACCTcctggcggagacggcgacggtgcggCTGGCCAGGGATGCCCGCCTCGACGCTCCACCCGCGGACCCGGAGgacgtggccgccgccgtcgcctcctaCGGatacgccgcggaggtgatCGACACGAGCGGGCTGGCGTTCAGGGTTGGAGGAATGGTGTGCgcgtcgtgcccgccgcgcaTCGAGATGGCAATCGGCCGCGTCAAAGGGGTCGCGCGTGTGGAGGCAAACTACCTTTTGGGCAAGGTTGTGGTGCAATACAACGCAGCAGTGGTGGGAGCCAGGATGATCAAGGCGGCCATCGAGGCGCTGGATTACACTGCAGAGCTGTGGGACGCGtccagcgacggcgcgagcgcgagcgatggGTCGTCCGCCGGTCACGCAAGGGAGGCGAGGAGGTATCGGCAGGAATTTTTCTGGTCTATTTGTTTTGCCGGGCCGCTGCTCGTGCTCATGATGGGACTGGAAAACATACCCGAGGTTCACGAGGCGATGATGACGGATGTcctcggaggcgccgcgccgggtaTGTTACCGGTGAtggcgctcgtggcgtggatcgccgcgacgcccgtgcAGTTTTGGCTTGGTCGACAGTTTTACATTCGCTCGTGGAAGGCGCTGCGGCACGGGTCGGCGAACATGGACCTCCTCGTGGCAACgggcacgtccgcggcgt from Micromonas commoda chromosome 3, complete sequence encodes:
- a CDS encoding predicted protein is translated as MKYLEDVALSRLNAFLGHVNVGDYVIHGQLDAYSCKLAGVDKKLSKSLDAEVVTMMASSPSALSVSPVGPLTDSSSRKTLIYLILTLNHTYPDYDFSALRGHHFTKEDQNPGVLKVKQDIDSLLLESGKVYEQTLGAGGVGLSAELWQAVDEVIGLVDCDVYTYRAVAEGDPFTDEANLWSFNYFFYSKKLKRILYFSCRAVSKTAEEDSDYDDVPYNGGMEDSFVDGMDMDEEMY
- a CDS encoding Drug/Metabolite transporter superfamily (nucleotide-sugar), whose translation is MADAEKARSRSRPDEAPIKTTEAQRQYSKVAFAVAAYATCSASMLIVNKLCITYLPAPTVVLFLQLSFTAVAIRAMTHYGIVDADPLDVEKAKPFVLVALAFLGALYTNVKTLQYANVETFIVFRCSTPCLIAVLDYVFLGRAMPNLKSWASLGAIVCGAVTYVSFDADFEVRAYGWVLAWYVVFAFDQIYIKYAVDQSSLSVWGRTYYMNALAVVPVSVMGLLSGESSAVSRGGLTREDEAYQWGWAGFCALTASCVAGVVMSYSAMQLRGMISATSFTVVGTMCKIATVVVNCLIWDKHASLGGLAALFICLFAGLGYEQSPLRTPQPATTKPATVGSDKV
- a CDS encoding predicted protein; the protein is ESFADLGLEEALVAATDSMGLTRPTDIQASAIPKILSGGHFLVASHTGSGKTLTYLLPVIQQMKDAERETGARAKPKRPRVLIVGPTRELAEQVRSVAKAVSHHCKFSSELIIGGEKFATQRQVLDRSLDVVVGTPGRIIKHCEEGNLFLSNVTHVILDEADTLFEAGFGDEVRRLLRPLQKNPEGKQCIVVSATMAEKVAKMVSAELPDLQRIDTPSLHKSAPNLRHRFVDCPGSVDKMAIVEQIVSGDFRSGKKTMVFCNTMPSCQAVEFSLNEAELPVVMYNGDMTAEERKESMREFVEGSHADGTAVVMVCTDLAARGLDFGGGEKGKVDHVVNFDFPMNPIDYIHRSGRTARAGATGKVTNLVAKKDRILAQEIDVAVKMGQPLDSATSSKAVVEARR